The proteins below come from a single uncultured Dethiosulfovibrio sp. genomic window:
- the recA gene encoding recombinase RecA produces the protein MAAVKKKAMTRDDILGLAIDDIRSKFGDGSIMRLGEGSMTAVEVIPTGILPLDVALGIGGFPRGRIVEVFGPEGSGKTTLALHALAEAQKAGGVAAFIDAEHALDPRLAQSLGVKVSELYISQPDSGEQALYILETLVRSGAVDIVVVDSVAALTPQAEIDGKIGDTQVGLQARLMSYGLRRLTSAISKSNCVVIFINQLRAAISTGYSRGPSETTTGGRALKFYTSVRVEVKRGKSLTKGDDTIGHELWIKVVKNKQAPPFRTAHATLVYGKGIPRLMSTVDMAIDAGVIKKKGSWLAYKGETLGQGKDKVATYLEEHPDLHDEIVKAVLDEAAKGLGFVLGEDEDQVEKDDLPNVIDVDEEIMDLAIDDDDSDDNADVEDKKQDEDF, from the coding sequence ATGGCAGCGGTAAAAAAGAAAGCTATGACCAGAGATGATATTTTAGGTTTGGCCATCGACGATATAAGGAGTAAGTTCGGCGACGGATCTATCATGCGACTGGGTGAGGGGTCTATGACAGCGGTGGAGGTTATCCCGACGGGGATTTTGCCGTTAGACGTTGCTCTGGGGATCGGTGGATTTCCGAGAGGTCGAATAGTTGAGGTCTTTGGCCCGGAGGGATCGGGAAAGACGACCTTGGCCCTTCACGCCTTGGCGGAGGCCCAAAAGGCCGGCGGCGTAGCCGCCTTTATCGACGCCGAACACGCACTGGACCCCCGGCTTGCCCAGTCTCTCGGTGTAAAAGTATCGGAGCTCTATATATCTCAGCCCGACAGCGGAGAACAGGCACTCTATATCCTGGAGACCTTGGTCAGAAGCGGTGCGGTGGATATAGTCGTAGTTGACTCGGTGGCCGCTCTGACCCCTCAGGCTGAGATCGACGGTAAAATCGGTGATACCCAGGTAGGACTCCAGGCCAGGCTTATGTCCTACGGACTGAGACGGCTCACCTCCGCTATATCCAAAAGCAACTGTGTGGTTATCTTCATAAACCAGCTTAGAGCCGCCATCTCGACGGGGTACAGCAGAGGTCCGTCGGAGACGACCACCGGTGGACGGGCACTGAAATTCTACACCTCCGTGAGGGTAGAGGTAAAAAGGGGCAAGTCCCTCACCAAAGGGGACGATACCATCGGTCACGAGTTGTGGATAAAGGTGGTAAAAAACAAGCAGGCTCCCCCCTTTAGAACCGCTCACGCTACGTTGGTATACGGTAAAGGTATTCCCCGACTTATGTCCACCGTGGATATGGCCATCGACGCCGGAGTCATAAAGAAAAAAGGTTCCTGGCTGGCCTACAAGGGAGAGACTCTGGGCCAGGGCAAGGATAAAGTCGCCACCTATCTGGAGGAACACCCAGATCTTCACGACGAGATTGTCAAAGCGGTTTTGGACGAGGCCGCCAAGGGCTTGGGCTTCGTCCTGGGAGAGGACGAGGACCAGGTGGAAAAAGACGATCTTCCAAACGTTATAGACGTGGACGAAGAGATCATGGACCTAGCTATCGACGACGATGATAGCGACGATAACGCCGATGTCGAGGACAAAAAACAGGACGAGGATTTTTAG
- a CDS encoding nicotinamide-nucleotide amidohydrolase family protein, producing MDNSKADLVLLIKRAFDLKGLTLALAESCTGGLIGGAITEIPGSSSFFLGTAGTYSNQAKISILSVPKSVIDLYGAVSKECAEAMAQGALELFGADMALSVTGIAGPDGGSDEKPVGLVWFGLAVKDVEVRTFYHLFSGGRKDVRDGTVTKALMSIFQEISESGG from the coding sequence GTGGATAATTCTAAAGCAGATCTGGTCCTCCTCATAAAGAGGGCCTTTGACCTCAAAGGCTTGACCTTAGCGCTGGCGGAGTCCTGTACCGGAGGGCTTATCGGAGGGGCTATAACCGAGATTCCCGGAAGTTCATCCTTTTTTCTCGGCACCGCTGGGACCTACTCAAACCAGGCCAAGATCTCCATCCTTTCGGTTCCTAAATCGGTTATAGATCTATATGGAGCTGTTAGCAAGGAATGTGCTGAGGCCATGGCCCAGGGAGCTCTTGAGCTTTTCGGTGCGGATATGGCCCTTTCGGTTACGGGTATAGCCGGCCCTGACGGAGGGTCCGATGAAAAACCTGTCGGGTTGGTCTGGTTTGGCCTGGCGGTGAAAGACGTAGAGGTGAGGACTTTTTATCACCTGTTTTCGGGAGGAAGAAAGGACGTAAGGGATGGCACGGTGACGAAGGCCCTTATGTCTATTTTTCAGGAGATCAGCGAATCGGGAGGCTAA
- a CDS encoding phosphatidylglycerophosphatase A — MTAGDRRGLKRSIATLAGLGNLSSMPGTLVSSIACFAILPFCSTSTLAVAISLTFPLGVWACDGKPDGAVIDHVTGVWVAMIGHVTPLSLGFAVPSLFLFRVFGLVKPFPVSMAGKLPGGLGVMADDVVAGIVANFILWGIRWMFMGQIPSFLSVI, encoded by the coding sequence ATGACCGCAGGCGATCGAAGGGGCTTAAAGAGATCTATAGCGACCCTTGCGGGGTTGGGAAACCTGTCCTCTATGCCTGGAACCTTGGTTTCCTCTATAGCCTGTTTTGCCATACTGCCCTTTTGCTCTACTTCAACCCTGGCGGTAGCCATCTCCTTAACCTTCCCTTTAGGGGTATGGGCCTGTGATGGTAAGCCCGATGGGGCGGTGATAGACCACGTCACAGGGGTATGGGTCGCTATGATCGGCCACGTTACCCCCCTCTCTCTGGGTTTTGCTGTACCCTCTCTGTTTTTGTTCAGAGTCTTCGGTCTGGTAAAACCTTTTCCCGTCTCTATGGCCGGAAAACTCCCTGGAGGGCTGGGGGTTATGGCAGACGACGTGGTGGCGGGAATAGTGGCTAATTTTATCCTATGGGGTATTAGGTGGATGTTTATGGGACAGATTCCATCGTTTCTGTCGGTGATATAG
- the rimO gene encoding 30S ribosomal protein S12 methylthiotransferase RimO produces the protein MNNLHIITLGCPKNSVDSEALAGWLDPSRWRLVQDAQQADVVLVNTCGFIQPAVEESIDVILDLERMKEQGAIRSIAVVGCMVNRYGEDLKREFPSVDYWAEAEKWEALANAMDLGTRSSGRKLLSASPWTRYLKVGEGCNTRCSFCTIPSIRGPLKSRSPEDLVQEALSMVEEGAKELCLVGQDLTVYGLDLKGKPSLPLLLDMLEEALPEDLWMRLFYLHPSRVDRSLLERVLESPRIVPWLDVPVQHVDDRILRAMNRPPVEAHIRELFKVGREMYPDFAFRTTLMVGFPGETEESFQSLLDFVEDVQFDRLGAFTYCAEEGTPAALMENQVPQEIKDARYAELMELQQEISLSRQRSFIGKVMDVLVEDVDEADGTRWGRSFRDAPEIDGLVAISDAEGVPPGQMVKVSISDASEYDLFGEILR, from the coding sequence ATGAACAACCTTCACATAATAACGCTGGGATGTCCTAAAAACTCCGTCGATAGCGAGGCTTTAGCGGGATGGCTCGACCCCTCCCGCTGGAGGCTGGTCCAGGATGCCCAACAGGCGGACGTGGTGCTGGTCAACACCTGTGGATTTATACAGCCTGCGGTGGAGGAAAGCATCGACGTTATTTTGGATCTGGAGAGGATGAAAGAGCAGGGGGCCATAAGGTCCATCGCTGTGGTCGGATGTATGGTAAATCGATACGGAGAGGATTTGAAAAGGGAGTTCCCCTCGGTGGACTACTGGGCGGAGGCTGAAAAATGGGAAGCCCTGGCCAATGCCATGGATCTCGGCACCCGATCCTCGGGCAGGAAGCTACTATCCGCCTCTCCCTGGACGAGATATCTTAAGGTTGGAGAGGGATGCAACACCCGGTGTTCCTTCTGTACGATACCGTCTATAAGAGGACCACTGAAAAGCAGATCGCCGGAGGATCTGGTCCAAGAGGCGTTGTCCATGGTGGAGGAGGGGGCCAAGGAACTCTGTTTGGTAGGTCAGGATCTTACGGTATACGGACTGGACCTAAAGGGAAAGCCCTCTTTGCCTCTGCTTTTGGATATGCTTGAGGAGGCGTTGCCAGAGGACCTCTGGATGAGGCTTTTCTATCTCCATCCCTCTAGGGTGGACAGATCTCTGTTGGAGAGGGTCCTGGAAAGCCCTAGGATCGTTCCCTGGCTGGACGTACCTGTCCAACACGTAGATGACCGAATACTCAGAGCGATGAACAGACCTCCAGTGGAGGCTCACATAAGGGAGCTGTTCAAGGTCGGCAGAGAGATGTATCCCGACTTCGCCTTCAGGACAACCTTGATGGTCGGTTTCCCCGGAGAGACCGAGGAAAGCTTTCAATCTTTGCTTGATTTCGTTGAGGATGTCCAGTTCGACCGATTGGGGGCCTTTACTTACTGCGCCGAAGAGGGTACTCCTGCCGCCCTTATGGAGAATCAGGTTCCTCAGGAGATAAAGGACGCCAGATACGCCGAGCTGATGGAACTTCAGCAGGAGATATCCCTCTCAAGGCAGAGGAGCTTTATCGGCAAGGTTATGGACGTGCTGGTTGAGGACGTTGACGAAGCGGACGGCACCAGATGGGGGCGGTCTTTCCGGGATGCTCCCGAAATAGACGGCCTTGTAGCGATCTCTGACGCTGAAGGTGTACCCCCAGGGCAGATGGTGAAGGTATCTATATCGGACGCCTCGGAGTACGATCTCTTTGGGGAGATCCTTCGATGA
- a CDS encoding RodZ domain-containing protein — protein sequence MKYSIDDIDVTTSERYGLEGEISLQSLGAIIREEREAKGLTVDYMADKTKIRQAYLESIELGTMEGFHGNVYKRGFVKCYLESLDMMDLWPYYDGILKESAPKIDPDPSTTPPLGDFTPPTKGFRKGSRKTVFVLLLSVIVASGWYIWSNKDVLKGEVERIQEKQMEIAQKVKEQKAKEEEERLAAEVAAAEALRLAASEDQDVAMAVPQLADLPISGDTGKPVLVIAAAKDSWIRITKEGERIFGGTLKAGQEAKVEADGRIHVIYGRPETLKVHWNGSQIDPSTDGPGPVHFLYTSKGDYSAISPQDAEALWAQAPLPEEAIEEPPVEEEKAGPSVMIIKAVKGDCWLKATSGNKTHYAGTLKRGNEASMELSEPIHVVFGNPSAISVTVDGKEVGYAGTPGQVARTVYGVDGSVKAAPR from the coding sequence ATGAAGTATTCGATAGACGATATTGACGTGACGACCTCTGAAAGATACGGCCTTGAGGGGGAGATATCCCTTCAGTCCCTTGGTGCCATAATCAGGGAGGAGAGAGAGGCTAAGGGATTGACGGTGGATTATATGGCAGATAAGACCAAAATCCGCCAGGCATATCTGGAAAGCATAGAGTTAGGCACGATGGAGGGCTTTCACGGAAACGTCTATAAAAGGGGGTTCGTAAAGTGCTATCTTGAATCTCTGGACATGATGGATCTGTGGCCCTACTACGACGGTATACTTAAAGAGAGTGCCCCTAAAATCGACCCTGATCCCTCTACAACCCCTCCTCTAGGGGATTTTACCCCTCCTACGAAGGGTTTCAGAAAGGGATCCAGAAAGACGGTATTCGTCCTTCTCCTGTCGGTGATAGTCGCATCTGGGTGGTACATATGGTCCAACAAAGACGTCCTTAAAGGAGAGGTCGAGAGGATTCAGGAAAAACAGATGGAGATAGCTCAAAAGGTGAAGGAGCAAAAAGCTAAGGAGGAAGAAGAAAGGCTGGCTGCCGAGGTTGCCGCCGCCGAAGCCCTCCGTCTGGCGGCCTCGGAGGACCAGGATGTGGCGATGGCAGTGCCTCAACTGGCCGATCTTCCGATTTCCGGAGATACCGGTAAACCTGTGCTGGTCATAGCTGCCGCTAAGGATTCGTGGATAAGGATAACCAAAGAGGGAGAGAGAATATTTGGTGGAACTCTGAAAGCCGGTCAGGAAGCCAAGGTCGAGGCCGACGGTCGTATCCACGTTATATACGGCAGGCCGGAGACCCTGAAGGTACACTGGAACGGTAGCCAGATAGACCCCTCCACCGATGGACCTGGCCCTGTCCATTTCCTGTATACCTCAAAGGGCGACTATTCCGCTATATCTCCTCAGGATGCCGAAGCCCTCTGGGCTCAGGCCCCTTTACCGGAAGAGGCCATAGAGGAACCTCCTGTGGAGGAGGAAAAGGCAGGCCCATCGGTTATGATCATAAAGGCAGTTAAAGGGGATTGCTGGTTGAAGGCCACCTCCGGTAACAAAACCCATTATGCCGGAACCTTGAAAAGGGGTAATGAGGCCTCTATGGAGCTCTCGGAGCCGATTCACGTGGTATTCGGAAACCCTTCAGCCATATCGGTGACGGTGGACGGCAAGGAAGTCGGCTATGCGGGAACCCCAGGCCAGGTCGCTAGGACCGTCTACGGTGTCGATGGGTCCGTAAAGGCCGCTCCCAGATAA
- the rpe gene encoding ribulose-phosphate 3-epimerase, with amino-acid sequence MARQISLDRRKLLIAPSLLSADPLEMATSIASLRGQHDWLHVDVMDGHFVPNLSYGPALVKALRKRYPQEILDVHLMVEPPEAFIESFLDSDPDFLTVHVESTAHLHRVLGRIRERGARPGVVLNPGTPVESLFPVLHMVDMVLVMSVNPGFGGQSFLREVMSKVTDLCRFRAAHSLSFLVEIDGGLGPSNVLEVAQCGADVVVMGSAVFGTEDPGKTLEEIRRKITGDSE; translated from the coding sequence ATGGCAAGACAGATATCGCTAGATCGAAGAAAACTTTTAATCGCTCCATCCCTTCTTTCCGCCGATCCCCTGGAGATGGCGACCAGTATAGCTTCCTTAAGGGGACAGCACGATTGGCTCCACGTGGATGTTATGGACGGACATTTTGTTCCTAACCTATCCTACGGGCCCGCTTTGGTGAAGGCCCTCAGAAAGAGGTATCCGCAGGAGATCCTCGACGTTCACCTCATGGTCGAACCACCGGAGGCCTTTATAGAGTCCTTTTTGGATTCGGACCCCGATTTTCTGACCGTTCACGTCGAGTCCACCGCCCATCTTCACAGGGTTCTCGGTAGGATCAGGGAGAGAGGCGCAAGGCCCGGAGTCGTCCTTAATCCTGGGACTCCGGTGGAGTCGCTCTTTCCGGTGCTCCACATGGTGGATATGGTCCTGGTGATGTCGGTAAACCCCGGATTTGGGGGACAATCCTTCCTGCGGGAGGTTATGTCAAAAGTCACAGACCTGTGTCGATTCAGGGCAGCCCATAGCCTCTCCTTTTTGGTGGAGATCGACGGCGGATTGGGGCCCTCCAACGTCCTTGAGGTAGCCCAATGTGGGGCCGACGTGGTGGTTATGGGGAGTGCCGTCTTTGGCACCGAGGATCCTGGGAAAACCCTGGAAGAAATTCGAAGAAAAATTACGGGGGATAGCGAATAA
- a CDS encoding PASTA domain-containing protein: MKKVVRLSLILVLLAILGSAGMVFYSVFLGGESVTVPPMVGTSVLDAVSQAERMGLRVRVDQEDSLETRGTVIAQWPQAGVKIRTEKILILKVSKGGYRKALPDLRGLEFSMATSKLGQMDFVLGDVIRVQNQKPAGMVIAQNPAAPVMLSRSRPVSLLVSLGPERDQRGHITVPDVLGKDEESARKLVAESGLSVSVEYVYTQASPPGMAIAMVPRSGNKVNPGSAVTVKVSTMKQTGSAPVASQPVRDPAPTVILPGSSADPGPQTAPVASEPIQQSTGGARVVVVNPGTASPSGASNQETSVVPPVSAPQDQPSPASEPTPAPAKPVAPGKTAKVRYQVPPITKPLALKIEIIDKAGARVLVNKEVSGGEYVSLDAPYNGEAAVTIYLGGEFVWQDRYR; this comes from the coding sequence GTGAAAAAAGTCGTTCGTCTCAGCTTGATCCTCGTCTTGTTGGCTATCCTTGGATCGGCTGGAATGGTTTTTTACTCGGTTTTTCTAGGTGGCGAGTCGGTGACCGTACCTCCTATGGTGGGGACCTCCGTCCTGGACGCCGTTTCCCAGGCGGAACGTATGGGACTTAGGGTCAGGGTGGATCAGGAGGACTCTTTGGAGACCAGAGGCACGGTCATAGCCCAATGGCCTCAGGCGGGGGTTAAAATCCGTACCGAGAAGATCCTCATCCTTAAAGTCAGCAAGGGAGGGTACAGAAAGGCTTTGCCCGACCTTAGGGGCTTGGAGTTCTCTATGGCGACCTCCAAGCTGGGCCAGATGGACTTCGTCTTAGGGGACGTGATAAGGGTTCAAAACCAGAAGCCCGCTGGGATGGTCATAGCTCAAAACCCCGCCGCTCCCGTCATGTTAAGCAGGTCGAGGCCAGTTAGTCTGCTGGTCAGCCTGGGACCTGAAAGGGATCAAAGAGGTCACATAACCGTCCCGGATGTTTTAGGTAAAGACGAGGAATCCGCCCGTAAACTGGTGGCGGAAAGCGGTCTCTCCGTATCGGTGGAGTACGTATACACTCAGGCATCGCCTCCTGGTATGGCTATTGCAATGGTTCCCAGGTCGGGCAATAAGGTCAATCCCGGTTCCGCAGTGACCGTTAAGGTGTCCACTATGAAGCAGACAGGAAGCGCTCCTGTGGCATCGCAGCCGGTCAGAGATCCCGCTCCTACCGTGATTTTGCCCGGCTCCTCCGCCGATCCAGGGCCTCAGACCGCCCCTGTTGCCTCTGAACCGATCCAGCAGTCCACCGGTGGGGCCAGGGTCGTAGTTGTCAACCCTGGAACAGCGTCGCCTTCTGGGGCATCCAATCAGGAAACCTCCGTCGTCCCACCGGTTTCCGCTCCTCAGGATCAGCCTAGCCCAGCTTCGGAGCCAACTCCGGCTCCGGCAAAGCCCGTCGCTCCAGGAAAGACCGCCAAGGTCAGGTATCAGGTTCCACCTATAACCAAACCCCTGGCTTTGAAAATCGAGATAATAGACAAAGCCGGAGCCAGAGTCCTGGTCAACAAAGAGGTCTCCGGAGGAGAGTACGTGTCACTGGACGCTCCCTATAACGGGGAGGCGGCGGTGACTATATACCTTGGAGGAGAGTTTGTATGGCAAGACAGATATCGCTAG
- a CDS encoding RsmB/NOP family class I SAM-dependent RNA methyltransferase — MVFEKKEKNGRPSRPPRGGTRPLRGIEAALEVWQDVRKGAFASESLRRVSEKVSNRDRPLTATLVYSLVRRESLWREIVGRFLKTGTGVPPAVKDALMIGAAGALELRTFEPKVLVNALVEWTKVRDERGAKVVNAVLRRIVEGGGEILSEIENSHAFADVAMRTGTPLWVARAWENCFGREEGRALVELQSQPVSLSLRLSPEVDRDVLIERLLESGHSADPSPVSPRAIRLHRTALPTALPGYESGEITPQSESSMVFLENLRGSAVGPFLDMCAGRGIKTGQLAQMYPDSAIEAWDLSGPRVGAAKKEMVRLGMDERISFAVGDALKLSPSVKPRTVILDAPCSGSGTWRRHPEAKWRFTQEDLVEYSGTQVRLLKRAVDLAGPGGTVLYGTCSLFREENEQVVARVMSDCPGLLELDPPSSISLISRKGRPWGHYLWPESPWSDGFYMALLAVKDEGGVRR, encoded by the coding sequence ATGGTTTTTGAGAAAAAAGAAAAAAACGGGCGCCCTTCCAGGCCTCCTCGAGGTGGCACCAGGCCACTTAGGGGCATAGAGGCAGCTCTGGAGGTGTGGCAGGACGTCAGAAAAGGTGCTTTTGCAAGCGAAAGCCTCCGGCGGGTGTCGGAGAAAGTCTCCAACAGGGATCGTCCTTTGACGGCTACCTTGGTTTACTCTTTGGTTCGCAGAGAATCCCTCTGGCGTGAGATAGTGGGCCGTTTTTTAAAGACCGGCACCGGCGTCCCCCCTGCTGTGAAGGATGCCCTCATGATAGGTGCCGCCGGAGCTCTCGAGCTTAGGACCTTTGAGCCTAAGGTTTTGGTAAACGCACTGGTCGAGTGGACTAAGGTGAGGGACGAAAGAGGGGCTAAGGTGGTAAACGCCGTGCTTCGTCGCATAGTAGAGGGAGGCGGGGAGATCCTCTCGGAGATCGAAAACAGCCATGCCTTTGCCGATGTGGCTATGAGAACAGGAACCCCTCTGTGGGTCGCTAGAGCCTGGGAAAATTGTTTTGGAAGGGAGGAGGGCAGGGCACTGGTGGAGCTACAGTCACAGCCGGTCTCCCTCTCTTTGAGGCTCTCCCCTGAGGTGGATAGAGATGTGCTTATCGAGAGACTTCTCGAAAGTGGACACAGTGCTGACCCTTCTCCTGTATCCCCTAGAGCGATACGTCTTCACCGAACCGCTCTCCCGACAGCCCTGCCTGGATACGAATCGGGAGAGATAACCCCACAGAGCGAGTCGTCTATGGTTTTTCTCGAGAACCTGAGAGGCTCCGCTGTCGGACCCTTCCTCGATATGTGTGCAGGGCGAGGGATCAAGACAGGCCAGTTGGCTCAGATGTACCCCGATTCGGCTATAGAGGCCTGGGATCTCTCCGGTCCCAGGGTAGGAGCCGCTAAAAAAGAGATGGTCAGACTCGGTATGGACGAGAGAATATCCTTTGCCGTAGGCGATGCCCTGAAACTATCCCCTTCGGTAAAACCTCGTACCGTTATACTTGATGCACCTTGTTCAGGAAGCGGAACATGGAGACGGCATCCTGAAGCCAAGTGGAGGTTCACCCAGGAGGATCTAGTCGAATACAGTGGAACCCAGGTTCGGTTGCTGAAAAGGGCGGTGGATCTAGCCGGTCCTGGAGGAACGGTGCTCTACGGTACCTGTAGCCTTTTCCGGGAGGAAAACGAGCAGGTTGTCGCCAGGGTTATGTCCGATTGTCCTGGCCTATTGGAGCTTGATCCTCCTTCTTCCATCTCCTTGATCTCCAGGAAGGGCAGACCCTGGGGACATTACCTATGGCCCGAATCTCCCTGGTCCGATGGGTTCTACATGGCCCTTCTCGCCGTCAAGGACGAAGGAGGTGTTAGACGGTGA
- a CDS encoding DUF6391 domain-containing protein: MPILLLLLLLFFVPWIGLVFFLVLGIFLLALIPLGFAAGPLLSVLARPSRITSLFFDSRIKKIHALEHGTCHVLARRGYVASPGEADRYGFSLRCGCDPSMVLESSREALKLLKSGHRELAVFPRCGATLVATNLCISILFLGALALSGHLGLLSLSLGLLFSYVAGPILLPFVQRWLTTDSDVKSLSISGVELKSGARQVGGFSVIMSDMVYVSVQEERGVIEAEVI; the protein is encoded by the coding sequence ATGCCTATACTGTTGCTTCTGTTGCTTCTTTTTTTCGTTCCCTGGATAGGCTTGGTGTTTTTTTTAGTCTTAGGGATATTCCTTCTGGCCCTGATACCCCTTGGCTTTGCCGCGGGGCCACTTTTATCCGTCCTCGCCAGACCGTCGCGGATCACATCGCTTTTTTTCGACTCTAGGATAAAAAAAATCCACGCCCTGGAGCACGGGACCTGCCACGTCCTCGCCAGAAGAGGTTATGTAGCTTCACCTGGGGAAGCGGATAGGTACGGTTTTTCCCTCAGGTGCGGTTGCGATCCGTCGATGGTTTTGGAGTCGTCGAGAGAGGCTTTAAAGCTTCTGAAGTCAGGGCACAGGGAGTTGGCGGTATTCCCTAGGTGTGGTGCTACCCTTGTAGCGACGAACCTGTGTATATCTATTCTTTTCCTCGGAGCCCTGGCTCTTTCCGGCCACCTTGGGCTTCTTTCCCTATCTTTAGGGCTTTTGTTTAGCTATGTCGCAGGTCCTATCCTCCTGCCCTTTGTCCAGCGGTGGTTGACTACCGACAGCGACGTCAAATCCCTTTCTATCTCAGGGGTAGAACTTAAATCTGGAGCAAGGCAGGTTGGAGGATTTTCGGTTATCATGTCTGACATGGTATATGTGTCCGTTCAGGAAGAACGTGGCGTTATAGAGGCGGAGGTAATTTAA
- a CDS encoding zinc metallopeptidase, whose protein sequence is MFPFFFDPTMMFLIPALILAFWAQSRVKSTFAQYSQVGSRKGVSGSDVAQALLGRFGLSDVPVRAIPGSLTDHYDPRDRSLSLSESVYGSTSIAAIGVAAHEVGHAMQHQEGYMPLQIRNAIVPVVNIGSMAAFPLFFIGLLFRGQVLMNLGIVLFMGVLVFHLVTLPVELDASSRALRVLEGTGMLASDEIVGARKVLNAAAWTYVSATVMAAAQLIRLLALRNMFGGDD, encoded by the coding sequence ATGTTTCCCTTCTTTTTCGATCCAACGATGATGTTCCTGATACCCGCTTTGATTCTGGCTTTCTGGGCCCAGTCGAGGGTTAAGTCCACTTTTGCCCAGTACAGTCAGGTAGGTTCCCGAAAGGGGGTCTCCGGCTCTGACGTGGCCCAGGCTCTTTTAGGCCGTTTTGGGCTCTCCGATGTCCCGGTCAGGGCCATCCCTGGGAGCCTTACGGACCACTACGACCCTAGGGATAGGAGCCTCAGTCTCTCCGAGTCGGTCTACGGAAGCACCAGTATCGCCGCCATCGGGGTAGCGGCCCACGAGGTCGGCCACGCTATGCAGCATCAGGAGGGCTATATGCCTCTCCAGATCAGAAACGCCATAGTTCCGGTGGTGAACATAGGATCGATGGCAGCCTTTCCCCTGTTTTTCATAGGTCTGCTTTTCAGAGGCCAGGTGCTTATGAACCTGGGTATAGTCCTCTTCATGGGGGTCCTGGTGTTTCATCTTGTGACCTTGCCTGTGGAACTTGACGCTAGCTCAAGGGCCCTGAGGGTTCTGGAGGGAACCGGTATGTTAGCCTCCGACGAGATCGTCGGTGCGAGGAAGGTCCTCAACGCTGCGGCCTGGACTTACGTCTCTGCGACGGTGATGGCAGCGGCCCAGTTGATCAGGCTTTTAGCCCTTAGAAACATGTTCGGTGGCGATGACTAA